The Leishmania mexicana MHOM/GT/2001/U1103 complete genome, chromosome 26 genome includes a window with the following:
- a CDS encoding aldo/keto reductase family-like protein: MTTTTTAAAASFLPSLAFGVPPIGIGTYELRGDACVSAVRAALQMGYRLIDTAAAYRNEELVGEGIISSGVPRADLFIVVKIAMKSMGADETVRQGILDSIRKLRIDSADCVLMHWPGCGGLKPQDASGHQAARARCWRIMHELQALGKVRYCGVSNFLPRHFKELNCFHDGDGGRSEDEAVAAAAQPHVSIKGKRSKEVDGHRHCGNVRSASSPSSSEAWPPSASSQLLLPPILNQIELHPLCIQRDVDTYCRGRHGMLLQQYSPLGKGDARLLQHPRLLEVHAQYFSNQSDGNHVSAPPQAASPEAVKSYSLEDMILMWGFAQGYCTLVRSHRPDHLRANLDAARDYFASVEAVAKGAGNGRGGGDTSWASAGTTRALLTAEQLDVIRHLRAHIGVEGEQDMHLCWYSSQIP; encoded by the coding sequence ATgaccacgacgacgacggctgctgctgctagcTTTCTTCCATCCCTGGCATTCGGGGTGCCTCCGATCGGCATCGGCACCTACGAACTTCGCGGGGACGCCTGTGTGAGCGCCGTGCGGGCCGCTCTCCAGATGGGCTACCGTCTCATCGATACCGCCGCGGCGTACCGCAACGAGGAGCTCGTTGGTGAAGGCatcatcagcagcggcgtcccGCGAGCGGATCTATTCATTGTGGTGAAGATCGCGATGAAGAGCATGGGTGCTGACGAAACGGTGCGGCAGGGAATCCTCGACAGCATCCGCAAGCTTCGCATCGACTCCGCCGACTGCGTGCTGATGCACTGGCCGGGGTGCGGCGGGCTGAAGCCACAAGACGCATCAGGTCATCAAGCGGCCCGcgcgcggtgctggcgcatCATGCACGAGCTGCAGGCTCTTGGTAAAGTACGCTACTGTGGTGTGTCGAACTTTCTGCCGCGGCATTTCAAGGAGCTGAACTGCttccacgacggcgacggcgggcgGAGTGAGGATGaggccgtcgctgcggcggcgcaaccGCACGTTTCCATCAAGGGCAAAAGGAGCAAAGAGGTTGATGGGCACAGGCATTGCGGCAACGTGCGCAGTGCCTCCTCACCCTCGTCTTCCGAGGCATGGCCACCTTCTGCATCCTCGCAACTTCTTTTGCCGCCCATCCTTAATCAAATTGAGCTGCACCCTCTCTGCATCCAGCGTGACGTCGACACGTACTGTCGCGGGCGCCACGGTATGCTGTTGCAGCAGTACTCCCCACTTGGCAAGGGTGACGCGCGTCTCTTGCAGCACCCGCGGCTGCTTGAGGTGCACGCGCAGTACTTTTCGAACCAGAGCGATGGAAATCATGTCTCAGCACCACCGCAAGCGGCGTCGCCTGAGGCCGTCAAGTCGTACTCTTTGGAGGACATGATACTCATGTGGGGCTTCGCACAGGGGTACTGCACGCTGGTGCGGAGTCACAGGCCTGACCACCTCCGCGCCAACTTGGATGCCGCTCGCGACTATTTCGCCTCTGTGGAAGCAGTCGCGAAAGGAGCGGGCAACGGcaggggcggcggtgacacATCCTGGGCTTCGGCTGGCACGACACGCGCGCTACTGACAGCGGAGCAGCTTGATGTTATTCGACATCTTCGTGCGCACATTGGCGTCGAGGGCGAGCAAGACATGCATCTGTGCTGGTACAGCTCTCAAATCCCTTGA